CCGAATCCATCCAGCCGCTGGTACAGAGTTCTTGCAATGAAGAACACCTATTGACAAGTTCATTTGCCGTGAACAGCCGGTATATATAGTGTAGAATCAAATTAGGGTGACTGCCAATAATTTGACAAGGAAGCAACCGTGTGATATATGACAGAGATTCCGTACTATTATGTAATCATTTAATTTGACATACATACCGATCATGTCTTATTACACTTTCGCGCTGTCACCCCGACAACTTAAGCAGACAAGTATCGTACATTTGCAGCCAGCAAATACATCTATCTGACCATGCATGACCTTGGTTCCCAAGGCTTCCTCGACGACCAGCAGAAGACAGTAACACCAAGCACACATGTCGTTGACCATGACGTCAACATCAGCTAGTTGACCTTCCTGCAGTTGAGCCTGACCTCCGTCCTGGTCCCTGCCGACGGCAGCAGGTTTCCCATCTTGATCATGGCCGTGACAAAGTCGCTGCTGAACAGCGCCGGGTTGTTGCTGTACTGCCTGACCAGCGCGTCCTGCGACCCGCCGTTGAAGAGCTCCTGGTCCGAGTGGAGGAGCCCCTTCTGCTGCAGCAGGTTCTGGTAGTAGGCGTTGTCGAACCCGTCGGGGGTCTGCACGTCGAACGGCGCGAGGTTGGCGTCGCCCCCCGAGCGCGGGCACGTCCGCTGCCGGAGCGCCGCGAAGGAGGCGTTGACGTTGGGTTCCGTGTAGATGCGGCTCCGGAAGAACTGGCACTGCGACCGCCCGATGGTGTGCGCCCCCGACAGCGCCGTCATGTCCCGCGCCGACAGGCCCTGGTTCCCGAACATGGAGATGAGCGTCGAGAGGCTGGACCCCGGGCCGGGGAGGTTGTCGTTGGCCGCGCTCTGGCTCGCCGTGCGCGAGTCCTTCCGGCCCAGCGGCACGCTCCACGTCGGGCCGCCCAGCTGCACACGCATCAGGAACCGAGTTGGCGGTTAGCCACGTGTGTACGACGTGTAAAGCGAGGAGTAAGCGGTTGGCACATACGACAGTCGACAGGTTGGTCGGTCGGCGTTGATGAATGATGATAAGGTGTGATAGTGAGCTTACCAGGTTGACGCcgtcgcgggcggcgagggcgaggatgtcggcgcaggagacggtggccgtgCAGGAGGCCTCGACCTGGGCCTTGATGGCGTCGATGACCTCGAAGCCGCGCACCGAGTTGGCGTTGGGGCCGGCGCCCTTCTCGCCGGTGAAGGTCGACGTGTCGTCCAGCAGGATCGAGCCGTCGCATCCCTGCCGACAAAACAGGGCAATGATCGACGTCAGCACACCCACCCACGTTCTTGATCGGTGGCACGCAGTCCAGTACAGCTAGGCGGCTAGCTAGCACCTAGCAGACAGGCGGCAGCACGGGGCCAGGCACGCCACGGCACCGCCGCCTGGGAGGGTTGCTATCTAGTAGCTCTTACattgacgaagcagtcgtggaagaacATGCGGAGGATGGAGGCGCCCATGCGCCTCTCCTTCTGCACGGCGGAGGCCATTCCCCGCCGCACGATCCTGGCCAGGTTGGGGCACGTCCGGGAGTAGAAGTTGGGCGACAGCTGCTGCgcctccaccgcgccgccgaggacggcgaggacgacggcggcgagagcGAGGACGGCCGCCGTGGACGACGACCTCGTGAACGTGGCCATGGCTGACGACGTGCAGCTACTAGGACCTAGCTCGAATGAGCAGAGGGCAATGCAACTGCAAGAAGAGCTCGATCGATGAGACGAGACGCAGGAGTTGGCCTCCAATTTATAGTGCTCACTGCTCAGCAGCTCGTGTGCTCGTGTATAGCTAGGCTCGCCGCTCGCGCGCGTGCATGGCGGTTGCGACTGCAATGCATGCACCCAGTACAAAATTCTGTGCCAAACTCTGCACCTCGATACCAGCCGGATTTGGTTGACCGGTAGTCTGGTGCGGCCTCGCGCGGGCCAGGCTGGCTGGCGGGCACGTCGTCGCTAACGACGCATGGGCCCGGCGCTCCTGCATCTCTCAAATCATTTTACAAGTCTCTTTTTTGTTCGTTTTCTCGTCAGATATCATATTAAAAAAAGAGCCATGTGTGGCTGTTCATCACGTCACACGGTGACACGGAATTGTTTATGCGTGGACCGGTCCAGTCACGGGGGGATACTCCTCCGAGATGCCACAGCCCACTAGAGAGGAAGTTTCGCCGACCGAACACGTCACGCAATTACACAAAGCTGCTCGGTGTACGCTTGATTAAGCTGCAATGTGTAAGGATAGGGTCTACATCTATTAGCTCTAGCCACATCAAAATATACTTCGTCCCTCCTTATTTGCAGTTACCTTTAGCGTTTAAATTTTGTCCATGAATATTTCTGAGTTGTGATAGGGGTTACAAACTTACATTATCCCTCTCATGATCactagcacttggttttgttttatttttaattcacatgcatgcatgctaacAAATTTGGGCGGCCACTGTACAGATAAGCGTGGCAGGTGGTGAAGTCCTTGCCTTCTGTAGCTAGACATGTTAATCAAGAGAAAATTAATCTTTCAATATTTCTCTTGATCTTTCTAAAATAATCCAAATCGAGTTATATTCTGATACGGATGGAGTATATAGTTATTGTGTGAATAGAACAAAAGTACGGTTACGTTCATAACCTGAAAATTCGAATTTGTATGAAAGTAATTGGATCCAGTAGTTGCTCTGTAACCATATTTAAGTTGGGAGAGAGAGTATTTGTAACCTGAATCAATTGTATGACGGGACTGCTGGTGAACTTTTTAAGTGGATGATAGCATGCAAATTCTGTTATTTCCAGAACCAACTACCAATAGGCTATAGCCATTGATCTTTTGCGTATAGTACGTTTTGCAAGCCTCAGTGAGCATAATTGTGTTGCaattagggtgcgtttggttgcgaggacgaagtgggacgggacgggacgatcccacttcgtcccgcgtttggttggaggacaggtgggacggggacatcccagggagggaatataccctccagatgcgggacGTCCCCGTCCCACCAAAAGTggcggacgggggcatcccacttcgcccccgtcacgcgcCGTTGGCGCGAGCGAcctccggcgcgggcgggctccggcgcgggcgggcgcgcccggcgcgggcgcgagctccgccgcggccggcgcgggcgggcgcgcccggcgcgggcgcgagctccgccgcggccggcgcgggcgggcgcagccggcgcgggcgggagctccgccgcgggccggcgcgccgccgcgggcgagcgcggcccggcgcgggcgggcgagcgcggccggcgcgccgccgcgggcgagcgcggcctggcgcgggcgcgagctccgccgcggccggcgcgggcgggagctccgccgcgggccggcgcgccgccgcgggcgagcgcggcccggcgcgggcgcgagctccgccgcgggcgagcgcggccggcgcgggcgggcgcgcctggcgcgggcgagcgcggccggcgcgccgccgcgggcgggagctccgccgcgggcgagcgcggccggcgcgggcgagcgcggccggcgcgccgccgccggcgagcacggcCAGCCCCTGAACGGTGGTTagtatgacaggtgggccccacgaaCGGTGTTAACGGAAGGAGAAAACGGTGCTCGTCCCGTCTGTCgcaatctctccaaccaaacaaaaaattgggacgaccccatcccattcaaccaaacaagaaatgggatcatcccatcccgaaAAACTGGGATGGGACCGTCCCGTTCTACATTGtctcccaaccaaacgcacccttataTGCATGCTGAGGACAAATAAATAATCACTTCAGGATAAGATTTGGATAAGATGACCAAATTTCGAACTATTTGGCCATACCAGTAGCAGAAAACAATCGCTTTCGTTCAACATGCAGTAGGGAACTGGAAGCTCGCGTCTCGCTATCACCACTTGATGGAAAATTTCAATCCTGTAATGACCGAGAGCAAACTGGGGTCAGCGCCGCTTTCTTGTCTGATAAGCGCACCTTAACCGAAAGCAATAGCAATTCATAACGGCAAGAATATCATTATTTATGTTAGGTAGCTAGCTTTCTCAGTGACGTATTTAGATGAGGATAAGGCATCATGGGCTCATCGTTCAATAGAAAAAACCATGATggagttttcaaaaaaaaaaaccatgatGGAAACCTATCGATGCACCATAATCGTACGTTTAAAAagcggagggagtagtagtaATTTTCGAGCACCCATGAACAAATCGTTTGATTGATATCGTTTAATTTGATTCTCGCTCACTGGATATGCATTTTATCTTCCGTAAAACCACTGAGAATCACCTAGCAGTACGTACGCCCGTAAGTAACAAATTGATACCCGATTCTGATTGCAGACGCTAAAGAAATCATGCAAACTCACAAATTTTTTTACGAAAACGTTGGCAGGAGCGCTGCCTATTCATTTAAGAGGGGAAGAAGTTTGAACATAGTTTTACAAAGAAATTACATGAAAGTAAACGACCTTAAGCACAGGAAGTAACATTAAGAAATTGAAAAAACATCAAGAAAGAGTAATCTCCTCGCAGATGAACGGGTACTGCACGCCCTTCTTTGAATCATTACGTCATTCTAAATTAGTTGAAAAACCTGATCCGGTCGTATTGATTTGTAGTCAAAAACCCGATGATTTATTTTCTTCCTCATGTTCCACGTGGTGTACATAACTAGAGCTGCCACCGAACCTTTCTTGCTAAAGGCTTCAGGATTTCATTCCACCACTCCTGTATGTCATTAGCTGGAAACATAAAGAAGTCAGTAGGCCACCCCATCCAATTAAGTGGTAAGGAATACCCAGATTTCCTTTGCATATGGGCAATGCAAGCACAAGTGAACTGTAGTTTCCAAAGCCTGGTCACACAATGAGCATATCTCTGAGCATGGCCAATTCCTGATCAAGAGTTTATCTACTGTCAGAAGTTTGGACTGAGTCATGATCCAAGCAAAAAATTTCAGTTTCCCTTCAGCATAAACCTTCCAGCTGCTATCACCTTGCAATGGTGTATAGGTTTCAGGCAGGCAAACTCACAACTCAACTGGTAAAGCGatgtttttgaattataaatTGTCACTCTCCATCAGCATTTGTCCCTGCTAGGCCAAATTTAAAAGATGCTCATCATCCTGCATGGCTCACTGGACGTATTATTGCTTTCTGCAAAATTGTAAGAATATAGCCTGTGTACGAAATACAAAGCGATCCGGATGTGGATACTAAAGAATCAAGCTGACATGATGATTCGACTAGCAAAGAGGCGGCTCGTTTGGATTTAAAATTGTCACATCCAACAGCATTTGTCTCTGTTAGGCCACATTTCAACGGTGGATAAGCTCATAAGCTGGCTAGCTGTCACATGGTGGCCGTATTTAGCGACAGACAATGAGGGGGTGGTTGGAGTtaaacacctgtcacatcgaatgtttggatgctttTAGATGAAACCGAacgtttggatgctaattagaaatattaaatatagactaattacaaaattaattgcagtaATTCACGAGaggtaattagtctatgatttgacaatatggtgctacagtaaccatttgctaatgatggattaattaggcttaataaattcgtctcacgaattagcacagggttctgcaatttgttttataattaactcatgtttgctaattagcatccgaacatccaatgtgacactgttaaagtttaacacctcgtatccaaacaccccctgacaGTGCTAAACTAGCATAAGAAACTGTTCCGATTGAAGATAGGGGCAACCAGCCCGTGTTTGCACACACATATCTTCTTTGCATTAGATTAAGCGTTCATTCATCGCTGAGGTAACGTGATGATTGATGTAAAATACCCACCGGAAGCCATTTGAACATACTCGTTTATAGATTGCTGCGGAAAACACcttccctttagtaccggttgtgcaaccggtatggCTACttcagtactaaaggggacctttagtaccggtttcatttatgtatactagttctaatacgctatatataagttgtatttgatctataatattacatttgagataatattatatatatagacatcttcTGCATACATATTTATGagtaatattacattgcatcaacacttgaagttcaacatttggatcaactGTTATGAATCCGAGTCCTGATGGTGATGcatatttgatccatcattatggaactcccccgctggatttactacctcatccaaaagaaatccactaagttgttcttgaattgccgtgattttttccatctcgaggagtgcttccttcatatctctcatctgtgtcattggcaaaggttattatatagtagatctatgggtctgcacaattagaactaatttattattaaaaaatctgtatacgtactctgaattcgtggtcggttatacgcttgggaccgccatggatgaactcacatatgtagcatccgcataaattattcctcgGATTCTATCTCAAACATTATATataaaagaagttatgaaatatttgttgtgttcaaggaagtgtcacgagatgtgaaaattcaacacataccgggaattcaaacttgaaatcaagttcctccttgaattcacctgcgtGATGTCGAcagaagcgagcccatgctttgttaagaaTGTCTATGAGGTTTTTTATTGATATCttgatttcctcaaagagtccatgatatagacTGCTCTTCGATCAACCATGATAACATGGAGTATCCAATGGAAGTTGTACATATATGTatagccaaagctagttagtcttatatttaactgctagttcaaaaaagaaaagagatgggaaacacgctcactcaAAGTTGTACAGTAGAAGtttgtacttcttgtaatgttggttgtTTAGAAActtatatattcttcaaggcccgatttggtctatctcttacagttgactcgtttataatatccgggtccatgaagccgatgtcatagtatcctttcctccggcaagtttgaatctccatcttgcatgatacaaaaatcgaataggagttaagacatcgcacaatgactagagcggggattttgaagttagagcaaattaaagacttacagaacccaagaactattgagtgatttgtcaagtgcgtcttgattgtaaaggaaatggagttcctccagcggcacatttataatatcttccccacggaaataatgttgatctccaatccaaacttcgagcatgagtaaactgttggctgaagcctccatgtatcATTGGTgaaatttgtacatcttcgttggaagacggtccaccaGCTGCAGCCACACAAGCGGTTTCTCTAACTCAAATTTCTATTTAGTAGCCCCAGGTTTAGTAGCCCCATGATGCTTTGGGACGTGATCCTCCCCTCAATGACGCGATGCTCACGGCCGGCCATGTGGTATGGGCGcgggggaggtggcggtggcatCGTCGGgggagaggaggccggcgggcagGCGGAGGTGGTACGTGAGGAGGACTGGGGGCGGAGTGGCCTTAGGTGGCGGTCGGCATCACCGTCAGGGGAGGATGAAAACGAGGGCCGGTGGTGTGACGGGTGGGGCCGGGGGCGGTGCGGCGTGTCGTCGGGGGAGGAGGCCAATGAGGAATGTTGACGGTGGAGTGGCTGTGGAGGTGGCTGGGCATTGTTGTCGAGGAGAGGCGGAGCCGATGCGGCGGCAGGAGTGCGTGGGGCGCGCAACACCGGTCAAGGGTGGCGCGACAGCGATGGAGCGCGTGGGGCGGCACCGGTCGGCGGTGGGCACGCGCGGAGTAGGTCGGGGAGGAAGCTggtggggaagaggaggagggccaGCGGTGGAGAGTAGTGGGGTCGGTGGGCGGCAGCGACGGAGCACGTTGGGGCACCGGTCGGGGGCAGTGCAACATCGTCGGGGAGGGGCACGTCGATGGCGGCACGAGATGATGGTACGGGGACGGCAGCGAGaagtgtcggatttagtagcccggtggtccaccagggggttacccaagtggttgatttgtaggtgagggcgattgcgaaaccaagaactcgaaggtgctCATGAGAACACAAAGGGCACAC
Above is a genomic segment from Setaria viridis chromosome 4, Setaria_viridis_v4.0, whole genome shotgun sequence containing:
- the LOC117851253 gene encoding peroxidase P7, which produces MATFTRSSSTAAVLALAAVVLAVLGGAVEAQQLSPNFYSRTCPNLARIVRRGMASAVQKERRMGASILRMFFHDCFVNGCDGSILLDDTSTFTGEKGAGPNANSVRGFEVIDAIKAQVEASCTATVSCADILALAARDGVNLLGGPTWSVPLGRKDSRTASQSAANDNLPGPGSSLSTLISMFGNQGLSARDMTALSGAHTIGRSQCQFFRSRIYTEPNVNASFAALRQRTCPRSGGDANLAPFDVQTPDGFDNAYYQNLLQQKGLLHSDQELFNGGSQDALVRQYSNNPALFSSDFVTAMIKMGNLLPSAGTRTEVRLNCRKVN